The Vigna angularis cultivar LongXiaoDou No.4 chromosome 6, ASM1680809v1, whole genome shotgun sequence genome contains the following window.
ataaagcatATATTGGGAGGCTACTTAAACCAATTAAATCATTTTcgaacagaaaaataaaagacaaaaaagatTAGCAGGGTCTTTGATACAACATATTACTAAATAACACGTTTAATGagttcattttaaaaaaaatattattagtttttgaTGAAATAACAAGTATAccatagaaaaaataattgagaaCTACACAATGTTTAAGCTAACGtttaaatcagaaaaaaaaagtacattttGGCTTTGAGTGTTAAATCTCTCGTAATTTCTCATCGACTCTAACCTCTCGTTTAAcgaattatgaaaaaaatgttacatACATGTATGGAATAAATGATACTCAACACCAAAAATAGCTAGCCGGCAGATATGCTAGGCCGCTAGCCTGTAAACCATTCAAAACTCATTTCGTTCACTTATTCTTTGTTATGCATTACTCATTcctctttttcattattttctctctctcacaaATCTCGCAATAATACACTCACATATATAGCGGTTCCAATTACTATTAAATTTAATgagaatataataatataaaatttcaactacttattttttctaaatttttttaacaaagtaTGAAATTTGCAGAAACTATTCAACCATTGTGTAAAAGATAGAAATTTCATAAAGTATGAAATTTGCAATTTCGTAAACTACTTCATGTATGCTAGTTATCCCGCAGATCCACGAATCAATTCTAATGTGGGACGAGCCAATATTTTCAGTATGCATATTTTATGCGGACTAGCCAGTCCAACCCATATATTACAGGTCATGTGTGGTCCAACCTGCATTACCACCCCTATTATTTTATTCAGTTTTagtaaatatatttcttaatttagtaattttctattaatatatttaattaaatatattcaattttaaattcaaaataaataaccattactttttattttagaacTCATCAACAACCACTCGTGACTGTTCATTGAAATGTTGGATCCATTGGAGAAATTATTGACAGCTGGGTTGGGCTATAAGCTATCAATTCTCACCGGCCCACCTCACTCATTCAACTGCCATTTAAATATTCCACACCATAgtcttaataaattataatccaAATTGGaatattcatgaaaaaaataaaaataaaaataaatcacctACTCAATCTGCCCCTCTTTTTATTCAAAGTATCCGTTCTCGTACGATTAAATTCCTCCTAAATGAACTactctttcatttccttttttcgtaaaattaaaattaagaatttcgTTTGGTCCAACCTGCTCTTTCTAGATTTTGATTATATGAAAAAACCTTTCTATAAACAATGCGATGGATAGAGATAAAAAGCATAACaaatattattgtataaattcctGTATAActaatacaattattttaaaaagtataaatttcacatttaatatatagttaatTTTTACAACTGTAATGAATTTGTAATTTGGTTTTTAGACGcaagaaatttattaaattgattatagtaatatttaacaATGCCATCTCTATTAAACATACAAGAAAGTAAAAGGGTAACATTCTCTGGTGTGGCATCAACGGTGAGAGATCAAATTCCAGAACAGTGTCGTTTGGTTTGGTTCCTTATCACAATTCACAGCTCAGTACAGCAAAGCACTATGATTTGAAAAAATCCATTCTATTCCGAAAAAACCCTCAGGACATGACACAATTACAAAACAAACCCGTCCTTCAAGTTATCCATTCCATTGACCCCTCTCATTCATTTCCATTTCCTTCGAAACCAATCTCTAGTTTcttcaaaccctaatttcctTTCTCTCACATTCTTGAACACTCGCCAGTCGAAAATGAGAGAAATCTTGCACATCCAGGGAGGCCAATGCGGGAACCAGATCGGAGCCAAGTTCTGGGAGGTCATCTGCGATGAGCACGGCATCGACCACACCGGAAAGTACAGCGGCGACTCCGAGCTCCAACTCGAACGCATCAATGTCTACTATAATGAAGCCAGCGGAGGAAGGTACGTTCCACGCGCCGTCCTCATGGATCTTGAACCCGGCACCATGGATTCCGTCAGATCCGGCCCCTTCGGCCAGATCTTCCGTCCCGACAACTTTGTCTTCGGCCAGTCCGGCGCCGGCAACAACTGGGCCAAAGGCCACTACACTGAAGGGGCCGAACTCATCGACTCAGTTCTCGACGTCGTTCGCAAGGAAGCCGAAAATTGCGATTGCTTGCAAGGTACCAACGCCACTTTTAATTTCCCAGTTTCTCACTAATTTCGATTGATTTGGTCGTGTTTTGACGGAACTGGACTGGTGGTGACGTGGCAGGGTTTCAGGTGTGCCATTCTCTTGGTGGTGGAACGGGTTCCGGCATGGGGACGCTTCTGATCTCAAAGATTCGCGAGGAGTATCCAGATCGGATGATGTTGACGTTTTCGGTGTTTCCTTCTCCTAAGGTTTCTGACACCGTTGTGGAGCCTTACAATGCTACGCTCTCTGTTCACCAACTAGTAGAGAACGCTGATGAGTGTATGGTTCTGGACAATGAGGCTCTCTACGACATTTGTTTCAGGACCCTCAAGCTCGCTACACCCACCTGTAAGTTTCtggtttctctttttcttaatcACTTTTTCTTGGTGTTGTTCTGTCTGTTGTGTGTTGAAAAGACGAGTAAATGTTTTCtgttattatctttttttttaattttcaatttcacgATTTAAACTAGGATCAAGTCTGTGAGTGGATAACacttctaagaaaataaaataaaaacaaagtaaatttAACTTCTGTGTAAGTTAAAATCAACCTTTTGGAATATTAAGAGAGAATTTCTTGCTATTAGGTTATGTGTAAGCTAGTTTTAGGTTGTGGGAGAAGTTGATttcatttatcttatttttattttgttcaagttTATTCTAATAGGGATGAAATGTCGCGGTGTTAGTGGGGCCATGGGGGGTATTCAAGCGGGGTTAGGTCTCGTGTCTTGCTCGTTGCTGGTGGGTGTTGTTTaactttttctatcaatttgTTTTTCAGTCACTGTCTGCAATGGCATATGGTCACTTTATTTGAGATTTTTATGCAATTGATTTCGAAAGAATTGATGCTTCTAAAATTGTTGTGCTTGTCGACGTTTTTTCAAAAGTATGTTTTAgaagatttgatttttttatattaaaatagaaagaattTGAAGATTAGATTTTTTGTGGTTCTTTCACCTGAATCAAATTTACCCGCCAGAACACCTAAATATTTCAGTTGTTAATCAATTATACATTTCTGCTCACTGCTGGATCAATTTTGATACCTCCATAAATTACTCGACAACTGTTAGTTTATGAATAAATTGTTTGGGGCGTTGAAGCAAACAGAACACTAGTTGGAAGTCcaaattttctaattaattaatttgttgtttTGATGACAGTTGGTGACCTTAACCACCTGATTTCTGCCACCATGAGTGGAGTTACTTGCTGTCTACGTTTCCCTGGGCAACTGAACTCAGATCTTCGCAAGCTTGCTGTTAATCTTATCCCATTCCCCCGGCTCCATTTCTTTATGGTTGGGTTTGCGCCCTTGACATCTAGAGGATCCCAGCAGTACCGTGCTTTGACTGTTCCTGAATTAACACAGCAAATGTGGGATGCTAAGAACATGATGTGTGCTGCTGATCCTCGTCATGGTCGTTATTTGACTGCATCAGCAATGTTCCGTGGTAAGATGAGCACAAAGGAGGTAGACGAGCAAATGATCAATGTGCAGAACAAGAATTCTTCATATTTCGTTGAGTGGATACCTAATAATGTGAAGTCCAGCGTGTGTGATATCCCGCCTAAGGGTCTCAAAATGGCTTCCACTTTCATTGGCAATTCAACTTCAATCCAGGAGATGTTCAGGAGAGTTAGTGAGCAGTTCACGGCTATGTTCAGGCGTAAGGCTTTCTTGCATTGGTACACTGGAGAAGGAATGGACGAAATGGAGTTCACTGAGGCTGAGAGTAACATGAACGATCTTGTTGCGGAGTATCAGCAGTACCAGGATGCTACTGCCGATGACGAAGAGTACgacgaggaggaggaagaagaggaaatTCCAGCTTAAGACTCTTCCTTCATTTATCAAAATTGTTTCAAATATCAATGTGATTGGCTTTGAACGAGTGGTGTAAGTTTTAATTGTGATGCAGTCAAATTAGATTGACTTCTTAATGTGTATGCTTATTATTGATTGTTGACATTGTATAAACTGGGTTCTCTTGACAATGTTTCTGTTTTTTGAGAGATCAAGTCTTGGATGTTTGTAATAGTTAGTAAcatgttttttctctcttcaccTCTCCTGTTTTGATATCTTTTGATTATAGTAAGTTGCCTATGATCTAAGTTTTCGGTTTTAATTGACATGCTGTTCCATACGTGCTTGATTTATCCTGGGTGGAGACAGACTAAGGATTTGTCATAATGAAATTGGGGGCATGACAAGATACGatggtttaatttattttgacattAATGTTGTATGATTATTGGTAAGATGCTATTTTTGATGTGATTAAAATGTCAATACAACTGTATGTAGTTAATGCTTGTTTCGTAAGAATAGAAAGAAGGCGGTGATTATAAATCTGATGATGATATTGGTATTGCTATTCACGAAACTCtggaagaaataaaaagaaaatggcggtaaagaaataaaaaaggtgAAGGAAAGGAATAAGCAGGAAAACTGTGATTGTATGATTGCGGCATCAGATGATGAAGCCATTATTCAGGTGCACGGGACCGAGCCGGTGACAAATCAGCCTTCTTGAAAGTTAAGTCTCTGAAATTCTATGGATGTAGTATTAATAATATTCTTGTGTCACACTTAATCTTTTTCGTTAGCTTTATTCTTTATGATCATCATTTTGTGTTAAAGGAAAACTATAACTGTCATTTTAGAAATGCTATAGCAATACAGTTTTCTATCTATTAATAGAAATGTCTGATCCGTAAAATTTGGTACTTTATACAAGGGGTGAAtcaatttgagaaaaataaattcgAAACAAACTAactccaattaaaaaaaaattggtcaTGTTTAGAAAAGTTAGATATAATTCCATATAAATATACGaaaaaagtgttttgtaaaaaatagataatttcGTTAAAAAAAGTATCTATAATACTTCATCGAAAGacataaataacatttttattttttaacggacttgtataatctaaattatagtaaacaaaatataaaagttgtaaaaatatttatataattatttcataaaatttgatatataataattactaataaaaaataccaTTTATTTGGTTTTGGATTATTGGAATCGTAAATCGCATTCAATAGCTGAACCAATCATTATCGTATatgattaatttgatttcagctgtattatatttaatttaattaaaaatttaaatttacttaattGGATTGATTTGGGTTTTCTAATtgtaaaagtttatataaatcAATGAACACCTTTTATTAATATGATCTTGGAGTTGTTAAGAATTAGTAAACGATATCACATTTTACATTTTGACAGAACATTGGATAATGGATTAGTTTTATTTGAGACAATTGTATTTAAGTACATCACTATATTATAATGGATTagtccttttttttaatatttttatataaaattaatacttGAGACCGTATTTAACAGAGAAGCTAGACTTGCAATTTCTAATTTAACCATTTGTTacaatttgtattattttttcttttaaaatactgGTACGAAGTATAAGAAAAGCATATTATATGATACATtaagtatatatgtatgtatatttgtGTGATCGTTGAGAAAACATTGTAATCATTCAATATTCTCTTTAATGCGACGACACTAGTGAATGATACGTaaaccattaaattcattattttggTGAATAATAAATCAACATTTGTATGTTCAGACAAGGCTATATTATAGTTAGGAAAGAAAACGGTTGGATGGATAATGTCTACTTTAAATATGGATATTGTCTACTTGTTATTTGATctgtaacaatttttttctctcttaagaTACTCACTTAAGAAATatctagaaatattttaaaatctccAAATGCATGTGGatgtttaaagaaaaatattttttaatttttttaaaaattgaaaaagatataaaaaatttaaattaaattaaatataaatataaatataaatataaatttaatttaaattaaattaaattaaatataaatttaatttaaattaaattaaatataaatataaatttaattttaattaaatttaatataataaaatataaattaattttaattaaatttaacttaataaaatataaatttaatttaattttaattgtttgtaaGTTATGAATACTTATAATATCCAATCCgtatagatattaaaatattcctTACTTACCAGTAATAAATACTTACATATACTAATTCCCACTATAAATTTTATCCATGAAGAATCCTAACGACATGacttttaatgaaattatgttttatatctattaaaatatttgttctcataaataataaatacaaacaaatattaatcatttatcatatattttatcaacaaatattacACACATAATGTTTTTGCCATCCTAATTACACTAACTTTCATGTTTTAGCGAAATTATGCTTTTAATCACTCTTACATAACTTCCAACCTCCATGGATTTCCATAACTGGATAAGAAAGATACATGGTACTACGGTGTTTATATTCATTGAAATAATTTGTCTAATAATAAAGGAAAGAACATTGAACGGAATTTTATCAAACTTAGGAAAAGGTAAACGTAATCAATTTATCCTAAAAGTGGTTTGCAATCTCCTCTATTTCCTTTTCTATCCCatattttcttctctaaattattttacaaattaacaTCTGAAACGTATTcttcatacaaaaatattttaaaattatgctTTCGAATTActttcttgaatttttaatatagtttctgaaaatattaaaatctcaCTAACTTTTGAAAAGATGAGAAACAAGTGGCCTATGGGTCATGAAATTGTTAGGTGAGGaatgagacaaaaaaaattgagaatgagtgatgaaaacaaaaataaaaagaataaaaaataaaaaaaagacgAAGAAAAACATAACTAGGAAATTTCCTTAACATCTGTCATTTGCGCTGCTTGCAAGTGCCTACAGCTGTCAcgcatacaaattaaaattattataatgatcAATACAGTTTTTATATAGAATTAATACTtgatttttagaattttttcttcaatttcttgttttaaCATTATTTGCCACTTTCGATTTGTGTGTGTGAGAATTAGCTTTGGAAACACATTAAGTATGTTTATAGAATCCAAAATTCAGTATAGATATgtttacttatttaaaaataacatttttaagacgatatttttttaatattttaacatacaaAATTGTGAAAGGATAGGTCAAGAGGAGTGTAAATAGAATTGTTCCAATTTCTTTGTCATTGTTGAAGGATTCGTAAATTTGATGGGCTTTTATTTTGGGCTATTATGGGCTCTCAAAACCCATACTCAAGTGAGAGTTGCTCCCTCTACCACCCTAACTGCTCCTTACACCTCccaaaagttttttaaattacaaaactaCCCTTTTTACTTTAATCCTCtacttgtgttttttttttttaaattctaaattccTACCTTATTTTCACAGCTGCCCAGCCTCTCACCCTTCGCAACTCttactttctctctctttttccttaAGATTTCTTCCTTCTCATTTCCcaattctcatttttttctctttcttgtcTAAATCATTTGGACCAAACGGACATGTCACATCTCTTTAGACctgagttattttttttttctttttagtttattaatttattatattttaaatttatatatagataatatttaaatttagtttttttttaattttctacataattatatctaaattattattatttatttaataaaataattattattaatttaattaaattgatttttcttttactttaattacattttttaaattgattttatttaatgaaatatttatttaattatttaaatgtgttttatcTAGTTATTTAAATAGATATGTCACATCCATTGAGGGATATGTCACGTTCGTTGAggttgatttttttgttatttgttttttagtttttaatttattaatttattgtattttaaattaatatatagatagtatttaaattt
Protein-coding sequences here:
- the LOC108342972 gene encoding tubulin beta chain, coding for MREILHIQGGQCGNQIGAKFWEVICDEHGIDHTGKYSGDSELQLERINVYYNEASGGRYVPRAVLMDLEPGTMDSVRSGPFGQIFRPDNFVFGQSGAGNNWAKGHYTEGAELIDSVLDVVRKEAENCDCLQGFQVCHSLGGGTGSGMGTLLISKIREEYPDRMMLTFSVFPSPKVSDTVVEPYNATLSVHQLVENADECMVLDNEALYDICFRTLKLATPTFGDLNHLISATMSGVTCCLRFPGQLNSDLRKLAVNLIPFPRLHFFMVGFAPLTSRGSQQYRALTVPELTQQMWDAKNMMCAADPRHGRYLTASAMFRGKMSTKEVDEQMINVQNKNSSYFVEWIPNNVKSSVCDIPPKGLKMASTFIGNSTSIQEMFRRVSEQFTAMFRRKAFLHWYTGEGMDEMEFTEAESNMNDLVAEYQQYQDATADDEEYDEEEEEEEIPA